The following proteins are encoded in a genomic region of Galbibacter sp. BG1:
- a CDS encoding putative porin, with the protein MKYFNFIWIFLSFGLGFGYAQTEIDREVATDTSLATSERKFNKKKEDKKDFPIEDYKIISYARDTTHFDTTLTIFKEYKYNYLRKDNFELLPFANVGQTYNLLGAETKLKGFYPRMGEEAKYNNYLEVEDVDYYRVPTPTTELFYKTVMEQGQILDALITLNTSPQFNFSLAYKGTRSLGKYQHILSSSGNFRFTTNYQTKNGKYQMRGHYTSQDILNEENGGLAVPDQFTSGDDEFKDRSRIDVRFEDAENFLLGKRYFLDHRYYLFKEQDSLRNYGLSIGHQLMYETKTYEFRQDNANTYFGEAYQSSDLEDRSRFKALNNQLNLNYDNKIIGEASFLVNFYRYNYYFNSLVVQEDQTIENQLRDNEISLGGKWKKRIGGFLVAADFTQNIVGEMGGTLLNAEMGYDVNDDINVKANLHASSRMPNFNFLLYQSDYRSYNWQNDDFEKQSISTLEGSVASKKWGELSVSYTIRDKYAYFQEDLDTGDSTSTIADDVQRVLPNQFSGSINSIKVKFSNDLHFLRRWGLANTIMYQNVNQSENIINVPQFTTRNTLYYSNHLFKKALYLQVGLTAKYFTEYYMNSYSPVLGELLIQDREEIGGFPMMDFFINAKVRRTRIYLKAEQFNTFFTEPDYFTAPNYPYRDFIVRFGVVWNFFT; encoded by the coding sequence GTGAAGTATTTTAATTTTATTTGGATATTCCTAAGTTTTGGATTGGGTTTTGGTTACGCACAAACAGAGATTGATAGAGAGGTTGCAACCGATACCTCCTTGGCTACTTCAGAAAGAAAATTCAATAAAAAGAAAGAAGATAAAAAGGATTTTCCCATTGAGGATTATAAGATTATTTCATACGCTAGGGATACCACTCATTTCGATACTACACTTACCATTTTTAAAGAGTATAAATACAACTACCTCCGTAAAGATAATTTCGAATTACTGCCTTTCGCCAATGTTGGGCAAACCTATAATTTATTAGGTGCTGAAACTAAATTAAAAGGCTTTTACCCGAGAATGGGGGAAGAAGCTAAATACAATAATTATTTGGAGGTGGAAGATGTGGATTATTACAGGGTGCCAACGCCAACCACAGAATTGTTCTATAAAACCGTTATGGAGCAAGGCCAAATTTTGGATGCATTAATTACATTAAATACTTCCCCGCAGTTTAATTTTTCCCTTGCTTATAAGGGAACGCGCTCTCTGGGGAAATATCAACACATTTTATCGAGCTCGGGGAATTTTAGGTTCACCACCAATTATCAAACCAAGAACGGGAAATACCAAATGAGGGGGCATTACACTTCCCAAGATATTTTAAATGAAGAAAATGGGGGGTTGGCTGTTCCAGATCAATTCACTTCTGGAGACGATGAGTTTAAAGATCGTTCCCGAATCGATGTTCGCTTTGAGGATGCAGAAAATTTCTTGTTGGGTAAGAGGTATTTTTTAGATCATCGGTATTATCTGTTTAAAGAGCAGGATTCGCTTAGAAATTACGGACTCTCCATTGGGCATCAATTAATGTATGAAACAAAAACCTATGAGTTCCGTCAAGATAATGCCAATACGTATTTTGGGGAAGCGTATCAATCATCAGATCTTGAAGATCGTTCCCGTTTTAAAGCATTGAACAATCAGTTAAATCTAAACTACGATAATAAGATAATTGGGGAGGCATCTTTTCTTGTGAACTTCTATCGCTATAATTACTATTTTAATAGTTTGGTGGTGCAGGAAGATCAAACTATTGAGAATCAATTAAGGGACAACGAAATTTCCTTAGGTGGAAAATGGAAAAAACGTATCGGCGGATTTTTGGTAGCGGCCGATTTTACCCAAAACATCGTAGGCGAGATGGGAGGGACTCTGCTAAATGCTGAAATGGGTTACGATGTTAATGATGATATCAATGTAAAAGCAAACCTACATGCTTCTTCTAGAATGCCAAACTTTAATTTCTTGCTTTATCAAAGTGACTATAGGTCGTACAATTGGCAAAATGACGATTTTGAAAAGCAAAGTATAAGTACCCTGGAAGGAAGCGTAGCTTCAAAAAAATGGGGAGAGTTGAGTGTTTCGTACACCATTAGGGATAAATATGCTTATTTTCAAGAGGACCTAGATACGGGAGATTCTACATCGACCATTGCAGATGATGTGCAGCGGGTACTTCCAAATCAGTTTTCAGGTTCTATAAATTCCATAAAAGTTAAGTTTAGCAACGATTTGCATTTTCTTCGTCGGTGGGGATTGGCGAATACTATAATGTATCAAAACGTAAATCAAAGTGAAAACATTATAAATGTCCCTCAATTTACCACGAGGAATACTTTGTATTATTCCAATCATTTATTCAAAAAAGCGCTATATCTTCAAGTGGGGCTTACCGCAAAATATTTCACGGAGTATTATATGAACTCTTACAGTCCGGTTTTAGGGGAGCTTTTAATTCAGGACAGAGAAGAAATTGGAGGTTTTCCGATGATGGACTTTTTTATAAATGCTAAGGTTCGCCGTACGAGAATTTACTTAAAGGCTGAACAATTTAATACATTTTTTACAGAACCAGATTATTTTACGGCACCCAATTATCCTTATCGCGATTTTATAGTGCGTTTTGGGGTAGTTTGGAACTTCTTCACCTAA
- the egtB gene encoding ergothioneine biosynthesis protein EgtB: MLIANEIIVKFLQTRQATEEICAPLTQEDYVVQPTVDVSPPKWHLGHTTWFFEEFILKKYVENYKEFDPQFSFLFNSYYESMGERVLRTNRGNLTRPSVEEVYRYRDYVTNHLSEFLDDHANDEIAKLITIGIHHEKQHQELLFTDIKYILGNNPLLPHFSETFEENLIEKQKSKWIKIPEGIYEIGHATTDFCFDNELGKHKVFLHKYKISNKLVTNAEYLEFIEDGGYSNFAYWHAEGWDWVQQNAIKNPLYWHFIDNEWHQYTFKGLKPLDLEAPVTHISYYEAFAYAEWRGLRLPTEFEWEVAQDYFDWGKRWEWTESAYVPYPFYKKEPGALGEYNGKFMVNQKVLRGASVVTSKDHSRYTYRNFFHPHLRWQFTGIRLAKR, from the coding sequence ATGTTAATAGCCAACGAAATTATAGTTAAATTTCTTCAAACACGCCAAGCTACTGAAGAGATTTGCGCACCGCTTACGCAGGAAGATTATGTGGTGCAGCCAACCGTAGATGTATCGCCCCCTAAATGGCATTTAGGCCATACTACTTGGTTTTTTGAAGAGTTTATACTTAAAAAATACGTAGAGAATTATAAAGAATTCGACCCGCAGTTTAGCTTTCTTTTTAATAGTTATTATGAAAGTATGGGCGAACGTGTTTTAAGAACCAACCGAGGGAATTTAACCCGGCCGTCTGTAGAGGAAGTCTACAGGTATCGCGACTATGTTACCAATCATTTATCAGAATTCTTGGATGACCATGCCAATGATGAAATAGCAAAACTTATTACCATTGGTATTCATCACGAAAAGCAGCACCAAGAACTGTTATTTACCGACATTAAGTATATTCTTGGCAACAATCCGCTACTACCTCATTTTTCAGAGACTTTTGAAGAGAACCTTATCGAAAAACAAAAATCGAAATGGATTAAAATTCCTGAGGGAATTTATGAAATAGGACATGCCACAACAGATTTCTGCTTTGATAATGAATTGGGGAAGCACAAAGTTTTTCTTCATAAATATAAAATCTCTAATAAGCTCGTTACCAATGCGGAATATTTAGAATTTATAGAAGATGGTGGCTATTCCAACTTCGCTTACTGGCATGCAGAAGGTTGGGACTGGGTGCAACAGAACGCTATTAAAAATCCGCTTTATTGGCATTTTATTGATAATGAATGGCATCAATACACTTTTAAAGGTTTAAAGCCCTTGGATTTGGAAGCACCGGTTACCCATATTTCGTATTATGAGGCTTTTGCCTATGCGGAGTGGCGTGGACTAAGGCTGCCCACAGAATTCGAATGGGAGGTAGCTCAAGATTATTTTGATTGGGGTAAGCGATGGGAATGGACCGAAAGTGCGTACGTACCCTATCCCTTTTACAAAAAAGAACCCGGAGCTTTAGGAGAATACAACGGTAAGTTTATGGTAAACCAAAAAGTGCTTCGAGGGGCATCTGTAGTAACCTCTAAAGACCATTCCCGGTATACCTACCGCAACTTTTTTCATCCACATTTAAGATGGCAATTCACAGGAATAAGACTTGCTAAAAGATAA
- a CDS encoding isoamylase early set domain-containing protein produces MAIVKQYLKSRPVCKVTFTVPAENAENVLVVGDFNEWNPEMAALKKLKNGNFKGTFEVPKDESYEFRYIIDGSYTNEEEADDFRWNDYAGAENAVLSV; encoded by the coding sequence ATGGCAATTGTAAAGCAATATCTAAAGTCAAGACCCGTATGTAAAGTAACTTTTACAGTACCGGCAGAGAACGCCGAAAATGTTTTGGTAGTTGGAGATTTCAATGAGTGGAATCCAGAGATGGCAGCATTGAAAAAACTTAAAAACGGAAATTTTAAAGGCACATTTGAAGTTCCAAAAGACGAGTCTTATGAATTTCGTTACATCATCGATGGGAGCTATACAAACGAAGAAGAAGCCGACGATTTTCGTTGGAATGATTATGCGGGCGCAGAAAACGCTGTACTATCCGTATAA
- a CDS encoding thymidylate synthase gives MKQYHDLVKHVLENGNEKGDRTGTGTKSVFGYQMRFDLSEGFPMVTTKKLHLKSIIYELLWFLNGDTNIKYLQDNGVRIWNEWADENGDLGPVYGHQWRNWNSEEIDQIKEIIETLKNNPNSRRMLVSAWNPSVLPDTSVSFAENVKNGKAALPPCHAFFQFYVADGKLSCQLYQRSADIFLGVPFNIASYALLTMMMAQVCGYEAGDFIHTFGDAHIYNNHLEQLELQLSRTPRPLPTMRLNPEVKDIFSFNFEDFSLENYDPHPHIKGAVAV, from the coding sequence ATGAAACAATATCACGACCTTGTAAAGCACGTATTGGAAAATGGAAATGAAAAAGGAGACCGCACAGGAACGGGCACCAAAAGTGTTTTTGGTTATCAGATGCGTTTTGATTTAAGTGAAGGTTTCCCAATGGTTACGACCAAAAAACTTCATTTAAAATCCATTATTTACGAACTGTTGTGGTTTTTAAACGGGGATACCAATATAAAATACTTGCAAGACAATGGAGTGCGCATTTGGAACGAATGGGCAGATGAAAATGGAGATCTTGGTCCCGTATATGGGCACCAATGGCGCAATTGGAACAGTGAGGAAATAGATCAGATAAAAGAAATTATTGAAACCTTAAAAAACAATCCAAACAGCCGTAGAATGTTGGTCTCAGCATGGAACCCAAGTGTTTTGCCCGACACATCTGTTTCCTTTGCAGAAAATGTTAAAAACGGCAAAGCAGCTTTACCACCCTGTCATGCTTTTTTTCAATTCTACGTAGCCGACGGCAAATTATCTTGCCAACTGTACCAACGAAGTGCCGATATTTTTTTAGGTGTTCCTTTTAATATAGCTTCTTACGCGCTTTTAACAATGATGATGGCGCAAGTATGTGGATATGAAGCTGGTGACTTTATCCATACTTTTGGTGATGCCCATATTTACAACAATCATTTGGAGCAACTGGAATTGCAATTATCCAGAACCCCGAGACCACTCCCAACAATGCGATTGAACCCTGAAGTAAAGGATATTTTCAGTTTTAATTTTGAAGATTTCTCGTTGGAAAATTACGATCCACACCCACATATAAAAGGAGCGGTGGCAGTATAG
- a CDS encoding VCBS repeat-containing protein, with amino-acid sequence MSLRHISIFGNILFILFACTKEKEPALISNDDYLFNSIPSEISGVDFVNEIKESSNQSIINYIYYYNGGGVAAGDINNDGLQDLYFVSNQGKNRLYLNKGEMKFEDITDKAMVQSNSDWNTGVTMVDINNDGYLDIYLCSVSGLLDFKGHNELFINNGDGTFSEKSAEYGLNHKGYSTQAYFFDYDKDDDLDVYIVNHAIHTTLSHGKADIRNKRVSKVGDVLLKNESGKYKDVSEEAKIYGGLNGYGLSASISDFNNDGWDDIYVCNDFHEDDYYYLNKGDGTFVESLNKSFSTISRFSMGSDAADINNDGFIDLITLDMLPKDEKVKKESEGDDAMYNMQNYLSDLGYKDQYARNMLQINSGNGSFVETALFNNLAATDWSWGPLFADFDNDGHQDLFISNGILRRPNDLDFKNYVSNAFKNRSHSRGIEWLYNSIDKMPSGAVSNEIFKGNSSKFDRKTGKWFEEKASLSNGALYCDLDNDGDLDIVLNNLNSASEILENKSESTSNKYINLSFEYTKGNFSGIGVKAVIYSGNLIQKKQLFRSRGFLSSKDNRLHFGLGNNQYIDSIKIIWPDNSLQKIGRTAVNQNLLVTFKDTLSKYKFVNKPFEKPFRKDNDFITFMHEEDKYDDFHNEKLIPYAVSRLGPAVATGDIDGNGFVDLFLGNSSGHTAKLYMNSGSSFNLKGIPGIESDSLYEDNAAEFFDADGDGDLDLYIASGISSRSKNGTYGDRFYLNNKGNFSKTQNRIPDNNFNARVVSAIDYDKDGDIDLFIGNYSKEGDFGQEVFSLLLQNDGKGKFIQNTNFELRTHVTDAIWEDLDNNGYPDLIVSSEWDSPKIFYNNKGKLTASDDLKINGLWQTLLLFDIDLDGDKDIILGNWGLNTHFHASTEKPLRMYYSDFNNDGYKETIIAYNVDDKYYPINSKMELESQINFIKKKYTTNKLFSSQTIEEIFGSKEIKKSKIFEISTLSSGYLVNENGNFTNFIPLSNELQMAPITAFEKIDYDDEQYLLITGNKLGVNTYHGGYSSLKGFFLKNSDEIIKASDLGILSIDSEVVATKIIQCENEDKLFIISNNSPLEVYTIKN; translated from the coding sequence ATGAGTTTACGACATATATCAATATTTGGTAACATTCTCTTTATTTTATTTGCTTGCACGAAAGAGAAGGAACCAGCATTAATTAGTAATGACGACTACCTTTTTAATTCAATCCCTTCGGAAATATCTGGAGTAGATTTCGTCAATGAGATTAAGGAGAGCTCCAATCAAAGTATTATTAATTATATCTATTACTATAACGGAGGAGGAGTTGCGGCGGGGGATATCAACAATGATGGCCTACAAGATCTATATTTCGTTTCGAACCAGGGTAAAAATAGACTTTACCTCAATAAAGGTGAAATGAAATTTGAAGATATTACTGACAAAGCGATGGTTCAAAGTAATTCTGACTGGAATACCGGAGTAACTATGGTGGATATTAACAATGATGGCTATTTGGATATTTACCTGTGTTCTGTTTCCGGCTTATTAGACTTTAAAGGACACAACGAGTTATTTATCAATAACGGAGATGGGACTTTTTCAGAAAAGTCGGCTGAATATGGCTTAAATCATAAAGGCTACTCAACTCAAGCTTACTTCTTCGACTATGATAAAGACGATGATTTAGACGTTTATATTGTAAATCATGCTATACACACTACATTATCCCATGGAAAAGCAGATATAAGAAACAAAAGGGTTTCCAAGGTTGGAGATGTTTTACTCAAAAATGAATCGGGAAAATATAAGGATGTTAGCGAAGAAGCTAAAATTTATGGTGGGCTCAACGGTTATGGCCTAAGCGCTTCTATTTCAGACTTCAACAATGACGGCTGGGATGATATTTATGTTTGCAACGATTTCCATGAAGATGATTACTATTACCTTAACAAAGGAGACGGAACATTTGTAGAATCACTTAATAAATCCTTCTCCACTATTAGTCGTTTTTCTATGGGAAGTGATGCCGCAGACATTAACAACGATGGCTTTATCGATTTAATCACTCTCGACATGTTACCCAAGGATGAGAAAGTAAAAAAAGAAAGTGAAGGGGATGATGCAATGTATAATATGCAAAATTATTTAAGTGATCTTGGATATAAAGATCAGTACGCCAGAAATATGCTTCAAATAAATAGTGGTAATGGCTCTTTTGTCGAAACTGCATTATTCAATAACCTTGCGGCAACGGATTGGAGTTGGGGGCCTCTTTTTGCGGATTTTGATAATGACGGCCATCAAGACCTTTTTATCTCTAATGGAATTTTAAGAAGGCCTAACGATCTTGATTTCAAGAATTACGTCTCTAATGCTTTTAAAAACAGATCGCATAGCCGGGGAATTGAATGGCTGTACAACTCTATAGATAAAATGCCTTCGGGCGCTGTTTCAAATGAAATTTTCAAAGGTAATTCCAGTAAATTCGATAGAAAAACAGGGAAATGGTTTGAAGAAAAAGCTTCCCTAAGCAATGGTGCATTGTATTGCGATTTGGACAATGATGGAGATTTGGATATTGTTTTAAATAATTTGAATAGCGCTTCTGAAATTTTAGAAAATAAATCCGAATCAACTTCAAACAAGTACATTAATCTATCTTTTGAATATACCAAAGGAAATTTCTCAGGTATAGGCGTGAAAGCAGTTATTTACTCAGGAAATTTAATTCAAAAAAAGCAATTGTTTCGCTCTAGAGGCTTTTTATCTTCAAAGGACAATAGGCTTCATTTTGGATTGGGAAATAATCAATATATTGACTCTATAAAGATTATATGGCCAGATAATTCACTTCAAAAAATTGGTAGAACTGCCGTAAACCAAAATCTCTTAGTAACCTTCAAAGACACACTTTCTAAGTATAAGTTTGTAAATAAACCCTTTGAAAAACCATTTAGAAAAGATAATGATTTTATTACATTCATGCATGAGGAAGATAAATACGACGACTTTCACAATGAAAAACTTATTCCCTATGCAGTTTCACGCTTAGGACCAGCAGTGGCAACTGGAGATATAGATGGAAATGGTTTTGTAGACTTATTCCTTGGGAATTCTTCTGGCCACACTGCTAAGCTTTATATGAATTCTGGATCCTCTTTTAATTTAAAAGGCATTCCTGGAATAGAATCTGACTCGCTTTACGAAGACAATGCTGCTGAATTTTTTGATGCGGATGGTGATGGAGATTTAGATTTGTATATAGCCTCAGGCATAAGCTCACGATCTAAGAATGGAACTTATGGAGATAGGTTTTATTTGAACAACAAAGGAAATTTCAGCAAAACACAGAATAGGATTCCCGATAACAACTTCAATGCCAGGGTTGTCTCAGCAATTGATTACGATAAAGATGGAGACATTGATCTATTTATTGGAAATTACTCGAAAGAAGGAGATTTTGGTCAAGAAGTATTTTCATTGTTATTACAAAACGATGGTAAAGGTAAGTTCATTCAAAATACTAATTTCGAACTGAGAACTCATGTAACGGATGCAATCTGGGAAGATCTTGACAACAATGGATATCCAGACTTAATAGTATCTTCAGAATGGGATAGTCCTAAAATATTCTACAACAACAAAGGTAAATTGACAGCTTCAGATGATTTAAAAATTAATGGACTTTGGCAAACATTACTATTGTTTGACATAGATTTGGATGGCGACAAAGATATTATTCTTGGCAATTGGGGCCTCAACACTCATTTTCATGCAAGCACTGAAAAACCTTTGAGAATGTATTATTCAGATTTTAATAATGACGGTTATAAAGAAACTATTATAGCATATAATGTAGACGATAAATATTATCCGATTAATTCAAAAATGGAGTTAGAATCCCAAATAAATTTTATTAAGAAAAAATACACTACAAATAAGCTTTTTTCGTCTCAAACAATAGAAGAAATATTTGGGTCTAAAGAAATAAAAAAATCTAAGATTTTCGAAATTTCAACGCTCTCGTCGGGATATTTGGTCAATGAAAACGGAAATTTCACCAACTTCATCCCTCTTAGTAATGAATTACAAATGGCTCCAATTACTGCTTTTGAAAAAATCGATTATGATGATGAACAATACTTACTGATAACCGGAAACAAATTAGGAGTAAACACCTACCATGGAGGCTATAGTTCGTTAAAGGGCTTTTTTCTGAAAAATTCAGATGAAATTATCAAAGCCTCAGATCTTGGAATTTTATCTATTGATTCAGAAGTAGTGGCTACAAAAATAATACAATGTGAAAATGAAGATAAACTTTTCATAATAAGTAATAATTCACCTTTAGAAGTTTATACTATAAAGAATTAA
- a CDS encoding L-histidine N(alpha)-methyltransferase yields the protein MPNFINAFEEDVYKGLTAYPKKLSSKYFYDEKGDKIFQQIMNMPEYYLTNAEYSIIEAHKKILAEKFSNSIGFDLIELGAGDGKKTKVLLKHLDKGNYKFSYLPIDISKYVLKELQESLKEELPNVDVQPQEGMYFEVLKRLSEYKHRKKVIMVLGSNIGNLMHDKAIEFLQNIQKSMNPGDLLFMGFDQKKHPQQIINAYSDAAGITEAFNKNLLTRINRELDGNFNLDQFLHWETYDPETGTAKSFLVAKEALEVSINKLQLDVKFNAWETIHTEISQKYDDHTVNWLASQSNLKVIDQYTDQDNLFKNYLFSI from the coding sequence ATGCCCAACTTTATAAACGCATTCGAAGAGGATGTGTATAAAGGCTTAACTGCCTATCCCAAAAAACTATCATCGAAATACTTTTACGATGAAAAAGGAGATAAAATATTTCAGCAAATAATGAATATGCCGGAATATTACCTCACCAACGCAGAATACTCTATTATTGAAGCCCATAAAAAAATATTGGCCGAAAAATTCTCGAACAGTATTGGTTTTGACCTTATTGAACTCGGTGCTGGAGACGGTAAGAAAACTAAAGTCCTTTTAAAACATTTGGACAAAGGGAACTACAAATTTTCCTACTTGCCCATAGACATTAGCAAATATGTACTGAAAGAACTGCAGGAATCTTTAAAGGAAGAACTTCCCAACGTAGATGTACAACCGCAAGAAGGTATGTATTTTGAAGTTTTAAAAAGACTCTCGGAATACAAACACAGAAAAAAAGTAATTATGGTGCTGGGATCGAATATTGGGAATCTTATGCATGACAAGGCTATTGAGTTCCTTCAGAATATTCAAAAAAGTATGAATCCAGGGGATTTATTGTTTATGGGGTTTGACCAAAAGAAGCATCCACAACAAATAATAAATGCGTATAGCGATGCTGCGGGAATCACAGAAGCGTTCAATAAAAACCTTCTCACCAGAATAAACCGTGAATTGGATGGAAACTTTAATTTAGACCAGTTTCTCCATTGGGAAACATACGACCCTGAAACCGGAACAGCCAAAAGTTTTTTAGTGGCAAAAGAAGCTCTAGAAGTGTCCATTAACAAACTTCAATTGGATGTAAAATTCAATGCCTGGGAAACCATACATACCGAAATTTCGCAGAAATACGATGACCATACTGTAAATTGGTTGGCATCCCAATCGAATTTAAAAGTAATCGATCAATATACCGATCAAGACAATCTTTTTAAAAACTATTTATTCAGTATTTAA
- a CDS encoding aminotransferase class V-fold PLP-dependent enzyme → MTIEKFSNDFPLVKQYTYANTAASGLLSEELMEWRQSHDLDFLIGGSKFRESADELITDVRLAVANFLDAQSDLTMLVPNFSFALKTLVAGLSKDKVVLLLEKDYPSLNWPFKSSGFKKVEFVNEQENLETDIKNAFAKETPDIFAFSIVQYLDGTKIDLEFINQLKKEYPQTLFVADGTQFVGTEKFSFEKSGIDVLGGSGYKWLLAGYGNGYMVFKEHTVSEIFKESLPFEPQKEPFLQHKNHLQCHFEPGHLDTLNFGSLLFAVEKLNDMGMDLIENYMKELSTYAKEKFSALNVFSNKVIERKEHSTIFNLSLSQKITDALKARDVIFSMRGEGLRLSFHLYNTKKDIDKICNIIKHQ, encoded by the coding sequence ATGACCATAGAAAAGTTCTCAAACGATTTTCCATTAGTAAAGCAATATACATACGCCAATACGGCAGCGAGTGGTCTGCTCTCTGAAGAATTAATGGAATGGCGGCAATCCCATGACCTAGATTTTTTAATTGGTGGAAGCAAGTTCCGGGAATCGGCTGACGAACTAATAACCGATGTTAGGTTGGCTGTTGCCAATTTTTTAGATGCACAGTCAGATCTTACCATGCTGGTGCCAAACTTTTCTTTCGCCCTAAAAACATTGGTCGCAGGTCTTTCTAAAGATAAAGTGGTTTTACTTCTTGAGAAGGATTACCCTTCCCTCAATTGGCCCTTTAAAAGCAGCGGATTTAAAAAGGTTGAGTTTGTTAACGAACAAGAAAACCTCGAAACAGACATAAAAAATGCCTTTGCAAAAGAGACACCAGATATTTTTGCTTTTAGTATTGTACAATATTTGGATGGAACTAAAATCGATTTGGAGTTTATTAATCAGCTAAAAAAAGAATACCCTCAAACCCTTTTCGTTGCAGATGGTACCCAATTTGTGGGTACGGAAAAATTTTCTTTTGAGAAGTCTGGAATTGATGTTTTAGGTGGAAGCGGTTACAAGTGGTTGCTTGCTGGTTATGGAAATGGATATATGGTTTTTAAAGAGCATACTGTTTCAGAAATTTTCAAGGAATCCCTGCCTTTCGAACCGCAGAAAGAACCGTTTCTCCAGCATAAAAATCATCTACAATGTCATTTCGAGCCTGGGCACTTGGATACGTTAAATTTTGGTAGTTTGCTTTTTGCTGTGGAAAAGTTGAATGATATGGGGATGGATCTTATTGAAAATTACATGAAAGAATTGTCAACCTATGCGAAAGAAAAATTTTCGGCACTCAATGTATTTTCAAACAAAGTAATAGAGAGAAAGGAACATTCCACAATTTTTAATCTTTCATTAAGTCAAAAAATCACCGATGCTTTAAAAGCTAGAGATGTTATTTTTTCTATGCGTGGGGAAGGTTTGAGATTGAGCTTCCACCTCTATAACACCAAAAAAGATATAGATAAGATTTGTAATATTATAAAGCATCAATAA
- a CDS encoding ribonuclease HII — protein sequence MLKSYSHFKWEAGTDEAGRGCLAGPVTAAAVILPSEFENTIINDSKQLTEIKRNLLRPIIETQAVCFGVAHIFPSEIDKINILNASILGMHRALDQLQTDIEHIIVDGNRFKNYHKIPHQCIIKGDSKYLSIAAASILAKTYRDAYMEQIHEEYPMYNWKKNKGYPTKEHRAAIEKYGATKYHRKTFRLLPEQLKLGL from the coding sequence ATGCTGAAATCTTATAGCCATTTCAAGTGGGAAGCCGGTACCGATGAAGCTGGCAGGGGTTGCTTAGCTGGGCCAGTTACGGCAGCAGCAGTTATTCTCCCGTCTGAATTTGAAAATACAATAATAAACGATTCAAAGCAGTTGACTGAAATTAAAAGAAACCTATTGAGACCCATAATTGAAACGCAAGCTGTTTGCTTTGGAGTCGCCCATATTTTTCCTTCGGAAATAGATAAAATTAATATTCTAAACGCCTCTATTCTGGGAATGCATCGTGCGCTTGATCAATTGCAGACTGATATAGAACACATTATAGTTGACGGCAACAGATTTAAAAATTACCATAAAATTCCGCATCAATGTATCATTAAAGGGGATAGTAAATATTTAAGTATAGCGGCAGCTTCCATATTGGCCAAGACGTATCGAGATGCTTACATGGAGCAAATTCACGAAGAATATCCAATGTACAATTGGAAAAAAAATAAAGGCTATCCTACCAAAGAGCATCGCGCGGCCATAGAAAAATATGGAGCAACCAAATATCACCGAAAGACGTTCAGGTTATTACCAGAGCAGTTGAAGCTGGGGTTGTGA